CTGCGTCAGCTGATACATGCTATGCATCATAGATTGCATTAAATTATGCATAATAGTAGCCACTTGCTCGGGTGTATATCTGCATATGCTCTAAACTGGACATCAAGTTGCGATTCAACATCCTGGTCTTGTGAGGGAACTCGTCTTGCCGCTCGCTTACCTGCTAGTTAAATAACCTTCTTCGCCATAACGTCTCAATCAGAGTGTCCCACCGGGCGTGCCAAAAATTGTTTGGCTCTTTTTTCGAATCGCTCAAACAACAGGTTAACCGTAGGATCGGTCTACCATGAAACAGTATTAATGGAGAGCGCGGGCGTGCCAGAGTCTTCAAGGCTCAATGTGGTAGAAGTTTGCACTTCTGACTTCTATTAGGCTATGTGAATCACTCTCTTACCTTGATTGCTCGAAGGACTTGAAATTAAAGATCAAAttgcaatagaagaaaaaaagataatcATAGAGCAATTGATAGTGACATAGGAAATCGAGAACTTCAATTAATCTTGATTTGGGTATACACAAAGGACATACCACCATtataagaaatcaaagaagaacttgatagagagagagagagagggaatgatcacAAGGAtcaagaaggagaggagaattACACTAGGAAATGTGAATGCAGAAagcaaaataaaagataaattaagTTGCAGGTTTGTTGATTGATCAAGAGATCCCTTCCTCTTTTGCGATCTTGACTTTTATACTTGTGAGAATAGAGTCTCCATTACGTGTGCCTAGCTGCAACTGCTTTAACGGTTTTAGAACCGTTTAGGAATCACGTCTTCTTGGAGTGACTGCCACTTTGGAAGTGGTTTGATGGTGGGTGCTTCACGGTTATAAATGTTCTGGTTCTATCCATGTTCTCCCTTTGCAGAAGATCTGCTCTGCAGACCGACCGTTCAAGGTTTAAATGTGGTCGATCTGCTTTTATCGGTCAATTTGTAATTTTAGGGTGTAAACAACTAGTAAGTTGAATGTGATTTATATATGCACCTATTTTTGGCATAATCCAACCATGGATGTGTTCTATTTCAATCGAACCCATTCAACAACCATGTCTAAATCCGATTTTAAACATCGGTCTTGCCCTGCAAATAGTTTTATGGAATGGGGTCGCTACCTGGCTGCGTAACCCCTGCATTAGGTGGGCCAATGAGAGCTTGGGGCATTTAATAAAAgtaggatttttcatttcagggGTAATACTATCATTTTGCCTTTCCCAAGTCTAGGCTCAGGAACCACCCAGCGGgacagcttttttttttgttccaaagaATTGGAGTGGCCCACtttggggttttgaaacccGGTCTGTTTTTAAAACTATGGATGAGACCAATTTGGTAAAGACGGAAGATGCACAGCAACATGATTAACACATTGGAGGTTTTCTGATATCCACACGATTAAATAACCTTCTTGTGTCACAAAAAGATGTAAATatctttaaataattttttgtaaACAATATCTctaaatcagtttttttttttttttttttttgagtcgAAAATATCTCTAAATCATTAGAGCTTACAATTGATAAACGAAAAAccattgatatatatatatccaaaacaaaggatccaaatcctctacAGTATGCTGCCCGTAGTGGCCTGAGTGGCGCAAACTGAGCTGCACGCTCAAAGACCGCCTTACTTCTGCCCAAACGCTTTACCTAAGCAAAAGTAAAACGATCATTACGCGTACGATCCAATCTATGCTGCACAGGCTACTACGGACAGCTGCACCGTAGACAATCTGAATTACAAAACAGAAGGAGCTTCTAGTAACACAATAATCGGCCAAAGAAATTAATAAGAAACCCCAAAAAAGCTCCACCCCCTCCAAAAAACCCCACTACCTTTACTTTCCAGCCCTCACTAAGTAATttaataaaattgaatattcATTCCCTTGAAGCCCTTTATTCCATTCCTTTATAACCCCCTCACCCCTCTCCATCCAAGCAACCAAAATCTGCTTTgcaaaatatctctctctctctctctctctctctctctctctcatcttaaCCTTTCTCGATCCATCAGAACAACAAAGTataccaaaagaagaagaagaagaagaagaagaagaagaagagatggaaccGAATCCACCTGCAACAGTAACGAAGAACCTATGGAACTATGTACACATAGTGTTCTTCATGATGAGGAAAGGAATCTCGAAGCGCAAAGTGATGATGGAGCTTCACCTGATGATGAAACGTGGCAAGATCGCAGGGAAGGCAATCGGTAACCTTATGTTCCACCACCACTCCAACTCCAACTGCGGATCGCAAGATTCGAATCTCTCCTTCGTCGCACCTCATGAGTACGAGTTTAGTTGCAGCAACAGCCCCGCCAACCCTTCCTCTTCGTCTTCTTACTTCCCCTTCCACATCAGCAAACGTAAGGCTTCTCAGAACCACTCTCAGTCTCACCATTACTTCTCATGTATGCACCCGACGGCCACCGACGACGACGACTTAACGGCCGTCAATGCGATGCAAAAAGTGCTGGAGATGTTGAACGTCCATGATATAACGGAGGCGTCTCCTATACCGTCATCGTTTCCTGGGTTCGGAAAGAGTCCAATGGTGAGGCAGTTGAGGATAACGGACTCTCCGTTTCCGTTAACGAATTCTGACGACGATAGCCACGTCGACAAGGCGGCTGAGGAGTTCATTCAGAAGTTCTATAACAACCTGAGGCTACAAAATAGGATGGCCGagaaaaaaccttaaaaaaacaaaagaaacgtCGGAGCTTCGAGTTGCGATTTAGATTCTGCGTTGTTAGGCTTTCGCTTCAGTCTCTTTTGTTCTTTGTTTCTGATGTCATAGTTCGTTGGAAATGTTTGATGTgaatttatgtattttcttttcttttctttctttcttttgtgaaaaggaaaaaaggaatagaaatgctctataaataattaattttgatCTTTGAGAACTTTGAAACTAAAAGGTCGTTTCTGCTCTAAATCCAACATAAGTGTTGAACAGATGCCTAACACACTTGGTAGCTTGTGGTGTTTTATTGCTAACAAGAGAACTTGGTAGCATGCGATACATAAATAATATCTCTTGGTTCATATCTTCTATTCCGCTTAactatcaaacaaaaaataattctaaatcaatttgaaaatttgaagtttaccccccaaaaaatagaaaattttaagTTTGAGCTTTGTGTTTGAGTTGGGACACTAGGTGATCAGAGTTTGATGCAACAGTAATCTTAGTCTTAGGGTCTGAGGTAACACTTGAGGGCATGCATTGGTCAGAAACTCGCTTTTTTAACTTCAACCCACATGCCAatcaattcagatcctctacggtgcaGCTGTCCGTAGCGGTCTATGCGGTGCAAATTGGGCCATGCGTGTAATGACCACCTTAGCTCCATTCGAGCAAGGTGTTTGGACAGGGGTAAGACAGTCTTTGTGTATGCAACTCAGTTTACGCTGCTCAGACCACTATGATGAACGCggtgccgtagaagatctgaatcccaTGCCACTAGCTTGATAGCTAATTAACTGGGTGGGTCATGCATTCATGGGAGACAAAAAAAGGGTTTGTCAATCAAATCCATGAGTGTTGTTAGCTTTAACTGCTCTTTCGTGAAATGTCCACTATCTTTTGACACCTATTCATTGTTGAGGAGATGTTAGACAATGACAGGAGCCTTCTCCAAATCTGTTTTGTAATTTAGATGTGGAGACAGCCGCAAGGTCATTTTGGTTCTCCCCTCCCCTTTTAAAATGAGGAGAAATTACTTAAATCTATTAGAcaagaaaaataattacaaaataatTTACGCTTACTTTATTTTGTGGATCTAtttgttttgtaattctttttcttatcttaTAAATTTAAGAAATTGACCCTTAAAATTATAAGGAGGGTTTGAGTCATCTAATGGGGAACAAAAAACATAGTTTGTCAATAAgggtagagaggagagagagagagattgacaaTGTTAGTATTGCCTACGCCACTTGCTCAAAGAGACTTTTCCTTATAATTATAtaaggagagggttctctgagcccACGAGACGAGGGAGAGCCAGACAATGTGTAGTGCAGAACATGATCGATCGTCAATGGGGGCGGGGCAGAGAGAAGCGAGTGTGCCATgagaagagagacagagacagagaatATTAGCGTAACCTACGCTGCTTGCTTAGAGATACTTAAGGATGTGGTAGAGATGGCACAAGGGTAGTATGCAGTGCAGTGACAATGTGTATAGTGATATGACAGTACAAGTTACATGTATATACTGTGTATCACAGTGTATTATTACATGGTTACACAGTATTTGGTAGAAGGTGGAAGTAGCAAGTGAAGGCCCCGTATAATAAAAGTATTGAATTTATAGGTTCGTTCAGGTATGTCTACTGTGAagccaaattgggaaggacaaatggtatattttgaaaagaagtTATATACATGTAACTTGTATTTCACTGCATTACCTTCCAACGTAACTGGAAGTCCGCCGTTTCGATACCGAACGAGAAGGTTATCATAATTATCGTATCCTGATGTAGAAACTGAGTAAATATAATTGTGAGAGTTTATGGAATTTAGAGGTGGTCTCTAGAAAGTTTTCCTACATTTAGATATGTGCAGTTAAGGTATTCCTCGTCATGAGCATGGTGGCGAAACTTGTGCTAAAAAATTCATTATATTAAAGAAAATATGCCTTAGATTCCATTTCAGGCTCACTGGTTGGCCAGGAATACTAAGTAACGGTACGTACTACGTAGGCGTATAGGGATTCAAAATTTGGTCAGCTGTAATTGAGATACGTCATTTAGATGTTGTTCGGGAGGCTATTGTTAAATCACGCTTAGGAGCGGGTTCAGCTAACGGAATAGATTTCGTCACTCGAGTTGTGGTTCGTTGCGTACCATTTGCTGCTTACCAAATACTATTCCCATAACTTCATATTGTAGACAAATGGGGGTGTTTATGATGACAATTACTTAACTATGTTGGCTGTTATATCTTTGGAGACTGTTGGGTATGAGATGGTTGAGCTCTAGCAAGGCCTTTTGTGTTTTGCGTATGTAAGCTTTTGTGTTGTGTCAAGAAACCTCCGGTGGGTCTTCTAAGGATGGGATCTATATAGAATAACAAAAAGACAAGGGGGATGAGTGCTGGTGGGGTATCAACgagggactctccgatgcttaagttaggtctCTTTAACAAATAGATGAAACAGTAAAAATTTCAAGAGTTTGATCCCCTTGCATAGGGTGTTACCTTCCACTTTATAGTGTTGGTTCCCTTTTTCCTGATGTGATTGGTGGAGCTCCCCTGTTTTCATGAGGAGGAGTATTCCTATTTATCAGGTTATGGAGAGTCCCTATCTGATAAGGCTTTTGACACGCTTGGGAGCCTTGTTTGGTGAGCATAAATAAATGTTCATTAATGCCATTGTGGCGTTGGAGATGATTTGAAGATGGTTTCCTTTAATGGATAACCATACTTAGTGGGTGATGATGTGTCAATGCCTTCTTAGATTGACCAATGGTGGAGCTCCCTTGCTGTCAGGAGGTGGAGTATTCATGTTTATCAGGTTGTGGAGAGTCCCTAGCTATCTGATAAGGCTTCTGGCATGCTTGAGAGCCTTGTTTGGTGAGCATCAATAAGTGCTCAGTAATGTCATTGTGGCGCTGGAGATGATTTGAAGATGGTTTCGTTTGCTGGATAACCATACATGTGCAAATGCCTTCTTTGAGTAACCTTGCTTAGAGCAATTGAGTTGCCAATTGGCATGTAGGCTTGCCCTAAGTGGACTTGTAGACCCTGTAGGCACGCCAATACTTCCTCTTGCTTCGTGGATCTCTAAACCTCCGGTGCGGGTTGTGACCTACCCCGACTTACTCGCCTGTTATTACTGATGTCATGTGACGTGCTATTATTGGATGGTCATTTTATGGTATAACACCTTGAGTGTTTGATATTTTGGAATCCACCAGATGATTCTGGCTTTTGGAGCTCCTTCTCTTGtaccttctttctcttcttctcaataAGCGATTTTatatatccaaaaaaaagaaaaggaaaaagtgtTCCGAAAGGCAGCGTAGCCGTTGTGCAAAGACACAGAGAGAAGTGAAATGATCATcttgcccccatgaaaggcgataATGTTTGTCCTATTGATGCCACCACACACACTTCCAGTGGCCTCGCACCAGTGCAGCGGACATTCTGCCTTTTGGAGAACCctgtccaaaaaaataaataaataacttttgaTGAATTAAATTCATGTTTTTCCAGTCAGTTTGAGTTACATGCTTTATCTAATATTTCACTGTTAAAGTAGTCAAAAGATTATTTTTCACATAAACTATGCAGAATAGCCCAAAGAAAGCACTTTAATCAATTATAATTAATTGCACTTTGTAAAGCCTGTGCCACGGGTGTCATCCCTAGACCTTGGGACCAAATCCCACCTTCACAACAaattaaagttttcatcttcaGCTGGAAAGAGATCTTCCACAGAGCAATCATATTTATCACATGTGAAGCACCTCAAGAATATCAGATCTCAAAGCATCTTGTGCTAATACATTGAAACTATAAAGTGCTTTAAGTATATAGGATTGAGTTCCCTGATCGGCTGCATAGTGTACGACAAAAGAAGATGAACATCCTCTTTGTATACTATTGAACAGATTTGAACATTGTTTATTTCGAGATTAGAAATAAAATCCTTCATAAATATGTTATTTGTTCACATACTAGCAGAAATAGACATCTTACATCTTCGTGGGAtcacttctctttatttctcccCTAGTTTTGTTGTAACATCAGCTTTTCTTTGCTGGTTGTTTTGCCCTCGGGTACTCTTGGTTATTCTTTTTTGTATCTGTGTGGTTTTATTAGGGTCTATGTCCTTGGATAGCCCTTTTGGTTCTTGagctgttttatttttcttttaatacgATTTTCATCCACCTTAAAAAAAAGACAGATATAGGAAGACATTAGTGTATGCTATGCAGCCTGGTAAGCGTTCTTTCCTCCTATATTACAATCAGAAGATAAATTATGCACCGATGATCTTGTTGGATTATTGTATGAGAAGATCTATACCAATACAAGGGAAGTTTTTTTCCGTGAGTCCAAAACAAAACCAAGTGCCAATCTTTGCAATTTACTAATTCTATGTGTCATAAGATTATTGGTTATTCTAACTTTTATGTAAATGAGTCATTACAACTTTATTAATTTCGCAATGTCTTGTTCATACACATACAACCTTTATCAGTTGTTTTCTATAAAAACaaatatgggcaagagatctctacttggtcgcatggtctctacacaagcgtttgaatcaatgggtgagcacacctCGGTATCTACttagggggcagaggtgtcatctcacggtgccttgTGACAGATGTGTGAGATGCCTTGTGAGAGATGTAAGAAACACccccaagtagagatctttttcccaacaAATATTTTCTCTTTGTAGGTGTTTTTGAAGATATTCATTCTTCTATGGAGAGCTATGAGTTTGGCCCACTAAAAGGTAACTAGTACTCACGAACAACTATTGTTTTTGGATCGTGATCTTCTATGGCACGCTGCCCGTAGCAGTTTGAGCGACGCACAAATAAGGCGatgtgcaatgaccgccttacctccactcgggtaaggcgctcaggcaggggtaaggcggtcattgatGCCACGCCCTGTTTGTGCGCCACTCAAGCCCCTACGGATAGCGCGCCATAAAAGATCTGGATTGATTGTGCTTTTTACTCAAAAGACATCTGTTGTGTTTAAAGTCTAAacaccacaatgaaatctttaTTTAGAAAGTATAAATTTTTTGACTAAtctaaaatttataaaagaaaggaaaattttttgtAATAGAAGAATAAGCTTTATTATCTCGTAAAACAAACCAAAGCTATAATAAACCTTGCGAGATAAGACTTAAAATAAGATTCCAAACACACCTAATATGGCtaataaagaagaataaggaatCGTCCTATTAAGCTTCGAATAGCCCTACGTAGTATATTTTTCCACCATATAGTAATAATAATGATGATAATGAAAACATATTAATCAATATTGTAATATTCTAAATTTAATTTCTTAGGTTTGAATACTATTTAAATTTATTACTTGTTTGTGATCAACAAATTACAATTTCTTATATAATGAGTGGAATGTACAAaacaggattcatgtagccaatCTAGTTGTTCTTGATGAGGGTTTTCTTATGCGAACCCATGACTAGTAGGTTGCAGTGGAGCAGCCTTATCGTTTTCGTGACACCAATAgtaaaggaaaattaaaaaaccaaaaaagcttGATTAGCCCTTATAAGGAGACTCATCTGAAAATAAATCCCAATTAAATTTCTACTCAAGAGACAAGCAGCAATTTATGATactgtttggtatgcattctaggtcgatttcgtaTTTTCAGAAGATAAAAACAACTCGATCAAGAATGAATtcaaaaaatgcataccaaacacagcctatgAGTTTCTTGAAACAACTCGACCAAGAATGAATTCaaaaaatacataccaaacacagcctattAGTGAATATCTATCAAATCAAGACATAGATCTTGTCACACGGAAGAGCATATGAATCCAAAAGTTGAGGAGAAAACGATGGGAAAGAGATGGCAAATTCAAACTTGTCGCCTTCTAAACTTTTAACAAATCTTACatgcttttttccttttttcctcttgTTCTTCTAACCGTTGATCAAAACCGTATTCACAGATAAAGGGTTATGACACTTTCCTTCGCTTCAAAGGTTTCTTTGGCGAATGACGACCGGTCGTCCAATAATGGATGCCAATTTATCTCCCACCCAACTCCactaaaccaaacaaaaaaggagggtTTGGTTAACTCCTCTCGTCAAGGTCTTTAGGGCCTGCAGGTTAACATAAAACTGCTTTAACAGAGAAAGAAGTAGCAATAAACAATTACTTTCTAGATCGGATCCTCTACTACCAAACTCCTCGTATTGCGCTGTGCACCTCAGATACAGTAAGATGGGGAAAAGAccatcttacccctgcccgaatgGAATGAAATGCATGGAAGTAGGGGCAGTACCCTCCACCTGTTATGTCAACCATGCAATTGCTTGGGTATTCATCAATgtttaattaagggaaaaaagaactttatccctatgccaacactcccattagtctatctctctcctccctatatgaaaagacacatttgcctTCTTATTTTTAGGAGAAAAGATATAGATATATAATAGTATCGgagtagaccacactcccgtacagaaaactgcttccctttaattaattatgttCCCGCCTTATTTGATGTTTTAACAAGTAAAAGAATTGTGGGCATAGAGAtcttaaagagaaggaaaggtggCTAGCAATGAAAACGACCTGACTAACAGAGTGGTGGAAGTGGTTCAATTATTGAAAAGTGTTTCTCATGCATTAAAGATgacgaggaagaagaggaggaactctctctctctctctctctatctctcaaaAGTTGATATAAGTTTGATGTTTATCTCGTGTGGGAttgataagggtgtcaattggttgggTCCGGTCAGTTTTGGTTGGGTCTAATCGATCTCTACTAATTTATGACTATGCATCTGGTAATCGGGCCTTGTAGGCCAGGGCGTAGACATGGTTCTATTTAGTTGGTTATTGGACTATAATCAGGCTCAAGATAATTGGGTTTTAAATGGGTTAATTGACTAACTAATCTATATATGATTCTTAAAATGGACCATTAACAAGCTATAATCAGGCTGAATGGGTTAATCATATTGTAAACAATCGTTTATCGATTGATCCCAATTGAATGACCATTAGGCCACTACCTTGAACCAAAAATGTTCAATTATTAATCAGTCAATGCTTGAACACAACCACTTtagtaattaattaatggaCCAGTCTTAGGCTTAAACCAATTGATTGAGATCAGAATATTAGTATGGGCCCACGTTTGACATCCTAATCATATGACTCTGTATATTGTAAACAAATACCCGGTTTGAGAAAATAAGATTGAGATATTGTTGATAGCCACGAACCAAGATCACGAGCTAGTAATTGTGGTTGAATCGCATCAATGAAGATACTCTCTTTAAGGTCTGAAACGACCCCTATAAAAGTACAATCGGAATTCCTTATATTTTACCTCTAAGATAAATTAACCACCGAACCTTGATCTTATGTACTGCGAGACTAGACTCAATAGATGGTTTGGAAAAACGGTACTTGTTTACATGCAACTCTGTAGGGTCTTATTTCTAAAACAAGTAGCTCAAAACCAGTGGCGTTTGTGAGTTAACTTCAGCTCTAACTTCAGTTTTTTCTTCTCGATCTGTAAGCTCTAGAGAAGATCAAAGCCACTCAACTGCACTACAAATGACGGATTAAATAAGGACTGCCCCCGCATGCATGTGGCAAATTATGGACCATCAGATCCAGATCTAATTAGTGATTGTCTGTATAAAGACGCATATTGGTCCAAATTAGAATGAATGCATGGTTTCAGAGTATTTAAGTACAAAGTAATCAAAAAGCCTTCGtttaagggagaaaaaaaaaaaaaaaaaaaaaaaaaaaagggggtcttGTAAGAGTAATAA
The sequence above is a segment of the Telopea speciosissima isolate NSW1024214 ecotype Mountain lineage chromosome 7, Tspe_v1, whole genome shotgun sequence genome. Coding sequences within it:
- the LOC122668731 gene encoding uncharacterized protein LOC122668731 — protein: MEPNPPATVTKNLWNYVHIVFFMMRKGISKRKVMMELHLMMKRGKIAGKAIGNLMFHHHSNSNCGSQDSNLSFVAPHEYEFSCSNSPANPSSSSSYFPFHISKRKASQNHSQSHHYFSCMHPTATDDDDLTAVNAMQKVLEMLNVHDITEASPIPSSFPGFGKSPMVRQLRITDSPFPLTNSDDDSHVDKAAEEFIQKFYNNLRLQNRMAEKKP